In the Carassius auratus strain Wakin unplaced genomic scaffold, ASM336829v1 scaf_tig00019252, whole genome shotgun sequence genome, ctcagaaacttcctgtgttgtggaaggatgcatctttgagatctatcgtgacaaaccagtccttggatctgatttgagctacaacatgAATGATCGTGAATTTTGAACTTCAGTTTCATAAATGATCGATTTAGGACCCGCAGATCTATGATCGgatgcaaccccccatccttctttggaaatatgaaatcccggctgtagaacccggattccctgtcttgAGAAGAGACTACCTCGATGGCCTCCTCCCCTAATagggtttcacttcctgttccatcaccagagcctgctAGGGGCCGACTAACATTGTGGTAACCCCGTTGAATCTCGGCGGTGGATGGCCGAACTGAATATAGTGGCCTTATTCTACTGTACGCAGGACtcaatgagatacatttggcagtagtttccacgctgctaaataatctactaggGGAAtaagtctctcgagactgacctctggtgtaagaggctcCTGCAGGGGCGGCGAGCATCTCAGCTCCAATACGCACGCGGGCGGAAAATACTGAGGACATTGCTCGCTggggaccgctgcgccctggaacactggcagggttggcagaccatCATTGTTATTTTGagttatgcattattttattatttattcacatttgttttaggtttttaataaattaatttaaactgaatgacacactctctctctctcacacacacactcacactctctctctcacgtacacacacacacacacacacacacacacacacacacacacacacacacacacacacactaatcagCTCGTGTTTACTGTGGATTGCATCATGTTTGACGTGTTTTCTTGATCTCGGCTGTGTTTCAGTCAGCTTTAATTCATCTGGTTTCCTCTCATGACATCTGATCTAAGTTTGTTAAACAGTTTCAGCACTCAATACCAGCATTGTGTTTCTGcttttcatatattaatatagtatcattatatataataataaaatataattttatataaacttattttcaaaagtttgaagtcaaTATATTTAGCTTTCCCTCTTAATCAACAAAACAGGATTTGACTGACTTTGAAAGGTTTTGTCTGtgacgtttgtgtgtgtgtgtgtgtgtgtgtgtgtgtgtgtgtgtgtgtgtgtcagggctccctctgctggtgcaGCGGACCATCGCCAGGACCATCATCCTGCAGGAGAGCATTGGGAAGGGCCGCTTCGGGGAGGTGTGGAGGGGCaagtggagaggagaggaggtgGCCGTCAAGATCTTCTCGTCCAGAGAGGAGCGCTCCTGGTTCAGAGAGGCTGAGATCTATCAGACCGTGATGCTGCGGCACGAGAACATCCTCGGCTTCATCGCCGCAGACAACAAAGGTCAGCAGCACTGGTGCATGCTGGGACGAGACCATATATCAGCCACTCAGTCATCTGTCTGAAAATAAACTAGATTGATTTATTAAAGCGGTTTTCAGTCATTGTTTCTTATGGGTAAAGCTGAAGCAGCTGGttatgcacacatgcacagatatatattatatctagTTGGTGTTTGTTGTGCTTATTATTGCTGATGCTTCTAGTGTTTGGATGGTTTTATTACAGCTGTAGTTCAACAGATGAAATCTAGTCTTGCAATGTTTAGATGAAGCAACGGTGTTTGTGTAATTGCTCacagtatatttaatattcattctACAGCTGCACTGTTATTAATGTAATTAGAagtaatatttataatgaatgtcAATGCTTGTGCAGCAGTGTTTCCCAGCTGTGTCTCTGAGTGTCCGGTCTTCTTCTTCTCTCAGATAACGGCACGTGGACGCAGCTGTGGCTGGTGTCAGACTACCACGAGCACGGCTCTCTGTTCGACTATCTGAACCGCTACACGGTGACGGTGGAGGGCATGATCAAGCTGTCTCTGTCCACGGCCAGCGGTCTGGCGCACCTGCACATGGAGATCGTGGGGACACAAGGTCTGTGTGCTAGTGTATGTGTGATCAAACAcgtgtatatgtactgtatacataaacacacacatgcatgtgtaagaaaatgttacatttctatattaaatatatttttatgtgatataatttatatcaaaaacaatatatacatgtaaatattttttaaacatatgctGTAtgagtgtgttttatatatacataataaatataaacagcacacaaaactttattttggatgcgattaatcgtttgactattttttacaaatattgatGTCATTGAGACCTTTACAACTGTATATCAAAGAAATTAACATTCTGAAATTTGACCTTTTACGATGTGCCAAGTTTAATTTAAAACTCAATGGGAttcatgatttaaaaatatattaaaatatagatttaaaaattgttttaccttgaaattaaaacaaaaacattcaattcaatcaTTCAGTCTTTTgagcatttctgaaaaaaatgaaaaagcttaTTCAAACCAACATGAATGTAGTCTTTTTGATGgttaaagatgtttttaataattatcacAGATTTTACCGTTTCATCATCTTGTGTGTGACCCGTGTGCCATAGTTTTCTTATAAGTGCCTTTGATTATGAAGCACACAAGAACTCAAATATTAGtcagttatattttaaataaatgtatcacagtttccacaaaaatatcaactgtgttcaacactgataataatcagagatgtttcttgagcagtaaatcatcatattattctgatttctgaagatcatgtgacactgaagactggaggaatgatgctgaaaatacagcggagcatcacagaaatacattacactttaacacagattcacacagaaaatattagaataatatttcatgatttttcttttccgcatttttgatcaaataaatgcattggtaagcagaagagacttctttcagaaatacaaaaCGTTTTACAAACTTCAAACTTGAATGATGTTTCACAAGTAGAATATAAACCAGATTGCTTGGAAAAGTAATCACACTTTATGattttgatattaataatatCTGTAGCACAGACCGTGACTGCTGAAAAATAAGCAATTATAATCATACACAGCTCTATAATGCATCACTTTCTCACATGTCTACGAATGACAGCTTTATTCTAAGTGTAATAGTACCCAGAGCGAGAGGAATGGATTGTGACGCTCTCTGAGTGTAATGAAGCGTCACGTCTCAATTATAGCAGAGTAATAAAGCTCACACTAACAACAAACAGCTCTTCTGATCACAATCCCTCACAAAACACCATCTACTGCTCTCCACTCAAGTCTCAATCAAACCACAATTATTCTGTTTTGGACTCAAAGTGATCTTTGTCTTCATGGTTTAAATAAATGCCTCCACCGGTGACTGAATGTAAAGATGAAGCTTGATCTGGCTTCGCTGGAAATATAACAGTGTGAAGATGAATGATCTGCTCACTGTAAAACCAGCATCTGCTGCGAGTCCCACACAGACACCAGGATCCTGCTTTCAGTATTATTACCACTGAAATATTACTCCAGTGTACatcatctgtgttctgtgtgaatctgtgttaaagtgtgatgtatttctgtgatgctccgctgtattttcagcatcattcctccagtcttcagtgtcacatgatcttcagaaatcagaataatatgatgatttactgctcaagaaacatttctgattattatcagtgttgaacacagttgtgctgctcaatatttctgtggaaaccgtgatacatttatttttaaggattcacagatgaacagaaagttcagaagaacagcatttattagaaatagacatcttttgttacattttaaaatactttcacttttgatcagttaaatgtgtccttgattaattaatgtatttcttAAGTTTTGAGTCTGCAGGAGCAGAACTCTCTCAGCTTTCATTAACCACAGATTCACTTGTGTTTGAAGAGTTGTGCAGTGATGTGAAcggtgctctctctctccctctctctctctctctctctctctctccctctctctctctctctctctctctctctctctctctctctctctccatctctctctctctctctgctgtctgTGGTGTGTTCAGGCAAGCCTGCTATCGCTCACAGGGATCTGAAGTCCAAGAACATCCTGGTGAAGAAGAACGGCACGTGCTGTATTGCAGACCTGGGTCTGGCCGTGCGTCACGACTCTGCCACAGACACCATCGACATCGCTCCCAACCACAGAGTGGGCACCAAACGGTACGCGTCGCTCCTCTCAACAGATGTTTACATCCACAGATGCACATTTAACAACATTTGAGAATAAAGCACCGTTTTCATCCCAGAGAACCAAAGCATCACTTCCTGATGAACTGGCAGTGAATATCTCTGAATATAATAATGTTGAGATGATGAATGACTTGTGTCTCAGAGCGAgcactaaccctaaccctgactgacaaacacacactacagATAATTAACATTAAAGACACAAAACCTAATTCAAACTAAAGCTAattgatatattaataaaaactgtaatagtgatactaaaataacagtaattgGACATTTTGAAGTGAACTCATTTTGTAGACATTAGAGAACATATTCATGTATTGTGTTTAATTTATTGCTAACATCTTTAATTGCTCTCAAAAATGTCTTGAATTCACTTTTGTCAAAACCTGCAGAGTCCCTGGTTTTAATAAACATCTAACGTCTTCATATCTGAGTGCATTATTAAATGATTCGCTTCCttaaacagcagctgttcatAAAGAAAGTGAAAAGCTCCGTCAgacgtgacctctgacctctgacctctgctcaTGTTCACGGCCTGTGATTGGAGGAGAGTGTTCCTGCCGGATGTAGagtctatataaaaaataaaataatatataaattattattattattaaaaaaaaatatatatatatttcagctagttggcaaggctacatttattatttaaaatgtaattatttctaTTTAACAGCTGATTTCTTTTTTCAGGGACATTTTTTGATCCCTCtgtgaaactgcatttatttatttctgttagtgCTGAATGACAATACAGTCAACCTTCAGCAGAACCTAGTTTTAGGATCATGTGGGCATCAATGACTCTCTCTCTTCACTGGTGTCCTTCAACAGGTACATGGCTCCAGAAGTGCTTGACGATTCAATAAACATGAAGCATTTTGAGTCTTTCAAGAGGGCAGACATCTATGCCATGGGGCTGGTCTTCTGGGAGATTGCTAGCAGATGTTCTATCGGAGGTATCATAAGTGTGTCTGATCTTTTGTTCAGCAGGATTTAGACTCATCATAGCTTAAATGAAGCATGTTTTTGCGCAGGCATTCACGAGGACTACCAGCTGCCGTACCATGACCTGGTGCAGTCCGACCCGTCAGTGGAGGAGATGAGGAGAGTCGTGTGTGAACAGAAGCTACGGCCCAACATCCCAAACAGATGGCAGAGCTGCGAGGTGAGGACACAACCCCATCTGAAcctctgaatatatatatatgatgagtGATgagttaggtgtgtgtgtgtgtgtgtgtgtgtgtgtgtgtgtgtgtgtgtgtgtgtgtgtgtgtgttgtgatgagTTGtaatgagttgtgtgtgtgtctccaggcTCTGCGTGTGATGGCTAAGATCATGAGGGAGTGCTGGTATGCTAACGGAGCGGCTCGTCTCACGGCGCTGCGCATCAAGAAGACACTGTCCCAGCTCAGCCAGCAGGAGGGCATCAAGATGTAGAGCTTTCCCATCATCCTTCAGGGTCTTCACCAGAGGACACAGCACTTTCACTGAACCGCGCCGGACTCCTCTCTCACGGAGCGTCGTGCGCGGACCAcacattctgttattatttatacGTGGATCTGAGTGTGGTTTGACTGTCTCTGTGGGACAGTGTTTGCTCCTGTTTAGTTTCCGCTCATCGCTGCAGCTCTTCAGGTCGTAGGACTTTAAATACACCTTTTCTGttcctgcaaaaaaacaaaactggacATGACCTCATTCAGTCCTGGCAAACATGCTGCGACATATGCAATACAGATGGACTTTATATTTTTACTGCTCTGCTACAACGACTACGACCACAACCATGCCTTCCAAGCCAGGTGTAACCAGAAAGTGCCACTGCTTTGAACCAACtaacaaccaaccaaccaaccaactaaCTAACCTGCTGGTGCCATCCTTCATTCTCTGAAGCAACCGTCAGACCTCTTCATCAGCGCTGGAGCTGCTCTGCATCTCGAGGAGGTGGAGGTGTAACCCAAACATACACAGGACATGGATATTTACTAAGCCATAGAATCCAGCATTGTGTGGCGACTTTTCTAATAGAATGGTCAAAATATCAAGGAGTGCTTTGAAACTGTTACGAGCGAGCATTAAGGGaccagcggtgtgtgtgtgtgtgtgtgtgtgtccagcacaGAGATGTAGcagcgcttgtgtgtgtgtgtgtgcgtctgtgagCCGCTGGTGAACGAAGAGTGAAACCAGATGGTTTTCTCAAGGCATCAGTTTCGGCTGCTTCTGTTAGCATGCAGCTTGAGATAGTTCTGGATGAGATGAGTTTCAGTGATCAGAGTCAGATCAGAGGCGCTGCATGTGGAAGCAATGTTCAGACACAGCACAAAACAAACCTGATATAAACTCATAAATCACACTTACAAATCACACTGACATTTTGGGAGGATTtaaaaattgtacatttaaacattttgtcaAAACACTAACACTACCTGTcaagatttatgtttttttaaaagaattcatttctgttcatcaagcctgcattttatagaatccaaaatacagcaaaatacactaataatagtgaaatattactccagtgtaaatcatctgttttctgtgtgaatctgtgttaaagtgtaatgtatttctgtgatgctccgctgtattttcagcatcattcctccagtcttcagtgtcacatgatcttcagaaatcagaataatatgatgatttactgctcaagaaacatgaagattatcatcagtgttgaacacagagatcagcatttatctgatctTATATAGCATCTGATCTATCTTAAatcattgtatatttattattaaattatgaaatattatagcaattagtactttttatttagcaaggactggactaatgatgctaaaaattcatgaataaattacattttaaagtaaattcacATAGAAAGAAACATTAGAGATCTTGCTGTCCAACaacctttgactggtagtgtgattattattatataatcttgAATATTACTGGAGCTGGACAGAAGCGTTGTGGTCTGAAACATTGAGTTCCTCTGAGCACCTCGCTGTGTTTCTGACTGAACTCATGAATGCTGGGAGTCTCGTCTGCAGTGAGGGTCAGTAAAGGTGCTTCTGCTCTTCTGATGTGAAGGATCTCACGATGAGGATGCCACACACTTCTGAGAGAACACACACGTTACATGTATATCGTCTGTGTAATGTTAGTCAGGCTGGTGGCTGTACAGTTTCAGAAGGAGGAACACAGAAGCTGTCAGAGGAGGACGAGGGACGGGTTACCGATCGTCAGCTTCTTCAGCAAACTCAGACTCATTTATTCATGCTCACGCTCTTCCAGACCTGTGAATGAGGTCAGGGTTATCACAGCTCACTAGAACTAGACGTCAAAGAAACTCGATGTACTGATAGAACTAAAACTCAAATAATAAgggcatttaaaaacaacaaaaaaataataatggaaataaatgactaaaacttgaactaattaaatgaatgaaaacaaaatgagaaaaatacaaaaatgaaatgtgGAATATGAACAAGATTTCTCCATGACACTAAAGTATTCCGAGTCTTTCTGAGTGTAGACATGAACTCCAGTGAAGTGATTCTGATTCAGTGAAGTGATTCTGATTCAGTTAAGTGATTCTGATTCAGTGAAGTGATTCTGATTCAGTGAAGTGATTCTGATTCAGTGAAGTGATTCTGATTCAGTTAAGTGATTCTGATTCAGTGAAGTGATTCTGATTCAGTGAAGTGGTTCTGATTCAGTGAAGTGGTTCTGATTCAGTGAAGTGGTTCTGATTCAGTGAAGTGATTCTGATTCAGTGAAGTGGTTCTGATTCAGTGAAGTGATTCTGATTCAGTGAAGTGATTCTGATTCAGTGAAGTGATTCTGATTCAGGATTCACATCGATCAGAGCATGGTTTGGATGTGTGCAGCAGAACTCCTCCAGCGCGTCAGACGAACTGATTCATGATTCATGAGGGATCTGcagcatctctgaacacacacgGCTCTTTCCCTCATCCTCGCTCTCCAGGCTCTTATTACAGTTTAATTACAACGCTATGCTGTTCTTACACAGACACTGTGAAGAAGACCCTCGAGGGAGGATTCTGGGTCGAGTTTCCCATGGTGCATTTCACTCGGACGCTGCGTGCTGCTGATTGGACGGAAGAGGAACGCTTTATCAGTTTATTTGGTGCCTAAGTCTGAACTCCACTCAGAATGATGCACGGCATGGGATTACTTCTAATGTTTGCATCACttgctttgttttaaatatatacatatgcatatatatatatataataaaggatAAAAAGATTTAATTTGAGTAGGTTTTAAAAGGTCAGAAGTCATGAGAAAATACCTCCTCTGAAGACCAATGTGTTTATACCTCAGTGTGTATATCTGATTGTGTTATTGTCCTGACGGTGTATTCCTCTCTCAAGTTTCTTCTGTTCTGTGTGGATCACTGATGTTCCTGTCCTTTAATTCCTCTCAGCTGTAAAGAAATGCCTCGTACTGTTTcatttacaaaaaacacaaaacacaaaaaaccgATAGAGATGTAAAGCAGGAGTGTAAGGAGTGAGTGTGGAGTGTGTCTCCAGCTGATCGCTTCATGATGGGGATTTCTAACGTAGTGGAGTAGAGATGGTGTTAATAAAACACATTCAACTTTTCCACACACTTCTCTCTGGCTTTACTTCTCCTGGATCTCTTCCTGCTCAAGATGAAGAAGTGTCTTGTTTTATCGCCCGGTTCATCCGGTAGCTCAGATCAAATTCGGCTCTGTGTGTATGtgacatgtattttatttacattttgtgtttGAAGACATAAactcattttataaaaataactgcAATGATCTGAAATATATCATTTGTACATAAACTTCCTGAAGTTGTGTGGCTTTCTCCAGAATTACTGTTCAGGTAATTAGCAGCAATCATCATCATTTAGATTACAATATAACtgataaatcaaaaaaaaaaaaaaaactttattaactttattttttatcatcttttttacatgttttaccaTATTTCAGGAGAAGTATTTTAAAAGCGGGCTTGGGACATGATAAAACAAACCAACCTGAGATTATCTTTAACAGATCTGTGTTGAGTTCAGTTCAGAGCTGGTTTCTCACTGGAGCTCGTGGATCATCAGGATCTGAGATATTTAATAAAGCAGGTCTGAGTCAGTCATTGTGCTTTTACACAGGTTTCACATCTTTGATATCAAGGTGTCTTTATTTCATTCCCGCAGGTAAATTTATTTTGCACAGCACAATGGAAAACGATAAAATAGATTCAATAAAAGCACAGTAAAACAAAGTCAGCATGTGTCTATCGATGTTAAATCTAGCAAGTTTCCTAAGGCAACTCAAACGCTGATGACCCTTTTAGCAGACCATTACACAACTCAACTCAAATGACATGATTGTGCCAGGACATTTATAACTCCACACGATCCACAACCGGTCCTTTAACAGTCGTAGTGATGTGATCAACAGCGTTTGTTCTTAAATCAATGATCATGCCTTTCGTTTTAGTAAGATTTAACTTTAGATAGGAATCATCGCACCAGCTCACATAATCATCCACAACTGGACCGTGACCAGACAACGGAGGTGAGGGCAACTGGTCTCAGATCATCTAACACTTTAGGGTCATTGCATTCGGGAAcaggaataataataaactttttccACAGGCTTCTGTTCCCGTAGTGACCAattaaaaatatcagaaaatattGAAGTTAATTGCTTTGCCCAGTGCTTTAAAATTCTCTCACAAATGTAGTCTGGACCAGGTCTCTTATACTGGGCACAACCCAGTGCACAACACCAGAAACACAGTTCCATAGCAAGTGAGAATTAAGTCCAAAAATATCCAAAACGCGATGAAAATGATCAGCTCCATTGGTCTCAATGGATAGTTTGTGTTTAAGCACACTTAATCATGAAACATAAACCCTTAAagataaaaacatacacaaaactcttaaaaacaaaacacataggACACCAAATGTGTCCTTCTGCTGGTCGCCGCGTGCGCCCTCCCCATCAAAAGCTCAGCGACCGCAGCACAGCACagagataataaatgatattcacttaaattgtgactctggcaaaatatgggtgctggtattgctagatctcagtgctgcgtttgacactgtcggtcataacatactactagagagactggaaaactgggtcgggctttctgggatggtactcaaatggttcaggtcatacttagaagagagaggctattatgtgagtctaggagagtataagtctaagtggacgtccatgacatgcggagtcccacaaggctcgatcctagcaccgctcttgtttagcctgtatatgctcccactgagtcaaataatgagaaagaaccaaattgcctaccacagctatgctgatgatacccagatttacctagccttatctccaaatgactaccgccccattgactccctctgccagtgcattgatgaaattaatagttggatgtgccagaactttctccagttaaacaaggaaaaaactgaagtcattgcatttggaaacaaagatgaagtgttcaaggtgaatgcacaCCTTGACTCttggggtcaaacaactaaaaatcaagtcatgaatcttggtgtgattctggagacagaccttagtttcagtagtcatgtcaaagcagtaactaaatcagcatactatcatttaaaaaacattgcaagaattagatgttttgtttccagtcaagacttggagaaacttgttcaagc is a window encoding:
- the LOC113076184 gene encoding TGF-beta receptor type-1-like, translated to MRIRMRMRMDAIPCRLVFLALFFGARIQHTEGLQCFCHRCPNHTCVTDGLCYVSITKSGGSTTQQTSCISENELIPRDRPFICASSTKHDSGIYPMCCNTDWCNKNPDPSTFTLPTQKPPVLGPVAFAALIAGPVCVVCFLMVTVFYICHSRSVLHHRVPNEEDPSMDHPFITVGTTLKDLIYDMTTSGSGSGLPLLVQRTIARTIILQESIGKGRFGEVWRGKWRGEEVAVKIFSSREERSWFREAEIYQTVMLRHENILGFIAADNKDNGTWTQLWLVSDYHEHGSLFDYLNRYTVTVEGMIKLSLSTASGLAHLHMEIVGTQGKPAIAHRDLKSKNILVKKNGTCCIADLGLAVRHDSATDTIDIAPNHRVGTKRYMAPEVLDDSINMKHFESFKRADIYAMGLVFWEIASRCSIGGIHEDYQLPYHDLVQSDPSVEEMRRVVCEQKLRPNIPNRWQSCEALRVMAKIMRECWYANGAARLTALRIKKTLSQLSQQEGIKM